From one Triticum urartu cultivar G1812 chromosome 3, Tu2.1, whole genome shotgun sequence genomic stretch:
- the LOC125548268 gene encoding uncharacterized protein LOC125548268 — translation MREHQLQQPGTLFLLRNPLVVASRTMRRGIRGFCHGVGSTSTQQHLHASIDHQQLASGGADADAASSSFMTVPSSVVGSCAAESEATTGGGPHAAAAVTLEQMILQLDLEEEAAAARKARRVAAAVLEEDRYHPRRMSCVNSSDHVLRSARDALSQYPRFSLDGRDAMCRASFSSYHEGMGVAGPVLRDSRNIPADRDGSRHRRASVCCAAAGAGHCRAKECGMEGYEMDLERTLRMPSTVAGESVVWCKPGVVAKLMGLDSVPVPIGGGQRGGIAGARRKANWAPQGSTLGGGVRKQRSRRMGIEELEKERLFMALHGYLGSGASALRATAGPDVSGFGRDGEGWEFRVPS, via the coding sequence ATGAGGGAGCACCAGCTGCAGCAGCCCGGCACGCTCTTCCTCCTCAGGAACCCGCTCGTGGTCGCCTCCAGGACGATGCGCCGCGGCATCCGCGGCTTCTGCCATGGCGTCGGCTCCACGTCCACACAGCAGCACCTCCACGCCAGCATCGACCACCAGCAGCTGGCCAGCGGGGGTGCCGATGCCGACGCAGCGTCGTCTTCCTTCATGACCGTGCCGTCGTCCGTCGTGGGCTCCTGCGCGGCCGAGAGCGAGGCGACCACCGGTGGAGGCCCGCATGCGGCGGCCGCTGTCACCCTGGAACAGATGATCCTGCAGCTGGACCTGGAGGAGGAGGCCGCGGCGGCCAGAAAGGCGCGGCGCGTGGCGGCGGCAGTGCTGGAGGAGGACCGCTACCACCCTCGCCGCATGTCGTGCGTGAACAGCTCCGACCACGTGCTCCGCTCAGCGCGGGACGCGCTCAGCCAGTACCCGCGCTTCTCCCTCGACGGCCGGGACGCCATGTGCCGCGCGTCGTTCAGCAGCTACCACGAGGGCATGGGCGTCGCCGGCCCCGTGCTCCGAGATAGCCGAAACATCCCTGCAGACCGCGACGGCAGTCGGCACCGGAGGGCGTCAGTCTGCTGCGCCGCCGCCGGCGCGGGGCACTGCAGAGCGAAAGAGTGCGGTATGGAAGGCTACGAGATGGACCTGGAGCGGACACTGCGGATGCCGTCCACGGTGGCTGGGGAGAGCGTGGTGTGGTGCAAGCCCGGCGTCGTGGCCAAGCTCATGGGCCTCGATTCCGTGCCCGTGCCCATCGGAGGAGGGCAGCGCGGCGGCATTGCCGGCGCTAGAAGGAAGGCCAATTGGGCACCGCAGGGATCGACGCTCGGCGGCGGCGTGAGGAAGCAGAGATCAAGGAGGATGGGCATAGAGGAGCTGGAGAAGGAAAGGCTCTTCATGGCACTCCATGGCTACCTCGGGTCGGGCGCCAGCGCCCTACGGGCAACCGCGGGCCCTGATGTCAGTGGGTTTGGAAGGGACGGGGAAGGTTGGGAATTCCGGGTTCCTAGCTAA